TGATGCATGCTTTAAGTTTACATCAAAAAGAATTGTAACAAATGTTTGGATTTCAGTATCGATCAGGTTGAATCTATTTTTTACTGAGTTTTTTGATCTTCCAATAACATTTCCGGTAAGATCTTTGAAACCTTGAAAAATACGGTTCAAAACTCAGTTGATTGAATTCTTCTTTTGGGATCGTAGCTCGGTTTGTTACTAAAATCCATGCTTCCACAACATCGACATCTTCTTCATTACTAAACCACATCACGAATATCTTACAAACTTATTGGTTCATCTTACTGGCTAGGGAATGACAATACGCTCAATGAGATCCATTTAAGGGGATCAAATAGAAATGTATAACGTCTTACCATTAGGAGTGCATgccaaaaaaataacaacaaaacaAATTAAAGAATAATATAATTTAGACTACATGAAACACATCAATATCaaaattgaccaaaatgagacgTTGATTTGAAGAGTCGTAAAAAAAATGGATGCAAAATAATTCCACATAAAAGGACGGGAATATGTATTAGTAGTCGTCCAAATACAATATGACAAATCGAATATTAAAATAATCTGAAACATATCacccaaaccctgatttgcaaACTCGTAATAATACACTTAAATGAATGACAATAAAAGTCGGGAACATATATACATAATAAAAAAGGATGTGAGGTGATATGACGAAATGAAACAAATACATCGATACATAAACTCAACTACAAAATCACCCATACTGCAAAAAGTTAATGAGTGATATGACAAAACCAAAAACATATAGTGATAAGAAAACTCGCCCGACAACAACTGTCAGTAACAAAAGTGACTCGAAGAGacgataaaaatcaataaagtgaTTTGTAATTTCAATGAGCCATATAACCCTAATTTTAGTATAAATGAGTGTTGTTCTCTACCAAAACAACACAACCAAATTATTAACATCGTCTTTACTGAATATATCTTCTCCTTTATTTTCTACATCTTCGTTTATTATTTTAGAAGTCATGGTCGCCAAATTCACTCCTGATGAAGATGCAACTATCATCAGTCTTGGATTAATGTCTTTGTATCGAAGGGGTAACAAATAACATTATTTCAGGGGTCAATTTATGGGAGGTTGTGGTTCAACATTTGACAGTTAGGAATGGAAACCCCAATCAGAAAACAAGCCGATTTTTACAACACATGGTTACAAATATTAAGAAAAAGGTTAAGGTCTACCTAAGCTTTGTGGTTCCACTTTTCATAAACCTCCCATCTGGTTGGACTACGAATCAATGTGTAAGTGCTTTACATTTTAATTAAAACTACGTGAAAACAATATTTTAATAAAACACCAATTAATATTCGGTTGTGTATTATAGAAAATGGACTCGCAAAGTATATTCGAAACCGCAACCGGTAAGAAATTCAAATTATACAAATGTTATTTACTCTTGAAGCAAAGGTTACCCCAGTCGCATGATCCCGACGTGGCATTCCGTGATTCTggtgaagatggtgatgaagattactAACGCTGCTACATCAGTACAtgttttgtaggtagacctctgGCAAACCCTCCCGAGTACTACACTCAGTGGTTAGGGATACCTAAAGGTTTAAAGGATTTCTGCACGGGCTAAGTGCAGTCACGTTGCCTCCGACATTGAGTTAAGTTTAATTTTCAGCAATTGTTAACTGTACTACATTGTGTTGTATCTGAATAAAATAATCTCATTTACGCCTATTTGTGGCTTATATTTTCAATTACTGATCTAAATACGACTTATCGACTCAATGTGTACGCTACACCCCGATAGGTAGATTGCCATTCTAAAATTTGGTCAGCACAAAGCACCCTAAAAACGTTCATCCAACACTACGAAAAAAAATCGTATATGATCTCGGAATTGTCTACCGGTCCGGTGCAAAAAGATTGTCAACAATCTTTGATTATGGAAAACCAAAATTGAAAATGAGTGTCGACAGAGTATAAACGAAAAAAGATCAAGGAATAGAAAGTGACTAACCGTTCTCAGAAACTTCAAAATGGTTAATCAATGAGTAGCCATTCCATAGGAACCATTATCtgaattttttcttataaaacggtTAACGGGTGTCTGTTTTCACCTCTATGAGAACGGCTAATCATTATCCGTCTCAAAAAATTTCCAGTTAAAATTCCCACCCACTGGAAAATGGGAGAGGAAAGAGTGGATATAGACGACCCGTTTTTGAAGCTGGGAAGCTCCATATGACCGGGTCTTAAGTAAAAACTTCAGGATTCCCATACCCTACCCACATTAAATGTTTGTATCCCTACCTCCATATGTTTTTTCTGAGCCCAAATCGTGCATTCCCGGTGACAATTACTAAACATAATTGGTAACAGCCGACATAACCCATCCATATTGGCTATGTGAAATGTCCCAATAGTACCTCCATAATAGTGGTACTGCCTACGGAGTCACTGTTAGGTGCCTGTATCCGGCACTGTCCACCGGACCCGAATGTTTGTTTACCTGTTCTCTGTTCTTTTTCTCCTTTTGGGTACAGTCCTAGTCCGATCATGTGTTAGTACAAAAGTGAAAATGTCAAATGAAATTTAAGGAGTCAAGGACAAGTTAGATATCGTGGTGGTCATAAATACTAACagtaaagataataataataatattaaatacGTATCACCTGCCCCAAGAGAGTGAGAATAGAATTGGAAGTCCACCTCCACTCTACGACATAAATTCCAAAACTAAATAATATATTTGCACGTGAAATGGGATCGGAATCGGATCGGAATCGTAAGCGTCTAGAATTTCATTTTACCTAAAAACATGTTCCACCACTGTACATTTTGGTTCAGTTTCTAACTTCCAACAACTTTTTTTATTGTTCGGCTCGTCTCCtctactcttcttcttcatcttccttaccCATCCTCCTCGTCTTTATATCTCTGTAAACTCCATTACATAAAACCTAAGACTATTGAGAAGGACAAGATGGTAGGACCCCAGAGACCACAAATCGTTCTTTTTGGATCTTCAATCGTTCAGTTCAGTTTCAGCAATGGTGGATGGGGTGCTATTCTTGCCGACGTCTATGCTCGTAAAgtatatctatctatctatctttcCTCTTCATTTCTCatgttttttctttctgttttttaCTATGATTTTACTGGTTTGATTTGATCTATATTTGTTTGATTATGCTTTGTTGTGAAACCTTTGTTTGATCCTTGCCGTAAGCTGATGTTTGTAGTCTCTGTATGCACACATTTACTAGTTTAGATCAAAATTGTAGCTGCCGTTTGTGCTGCAAAatctataatttttcttgtgccAAAAAATTTAGCAATTGACCCTATCCTGTGGATACAATGCAGTCCCAATTCGGACGTATGCCTCGCAGAATTGAATCTATTAGGCAAATTATATCACAAATTCAGTGCCTTTCCTCTTTGCAGCATTGGAGTTTTAGTCTTAGAGgggttttctctttctttctttttttttgcatggCCATTTATAGTCATTCATTAGTGAAGATCAAAGACTTTGCTCACTTGTGGTTGACAGTATTGGTTTATAGGAGGCCGGGGTTGGGAAACTCTATCCATTGGAGTTACTCATAAcccattgtcaattttgtgtAATTCTTTCTAAGCTTTTTATGGAAATGATTGGGGAGTGTCCTCATTTACAACCTAAAGTGTTGGACCACTACTACAAAAGTTTTCACTATGATTACAGCTTATAGAATATGAGACTAATGTAGTAACATTATGAAACTTCATATATTTTTATGCTAGTTTCAATCGACTGGTAGAGGAACTCAGTTTTGCTTGGTGTTTGTTTGTACAGGCAGATATAGTATTGCGTGGATATAGTGGTTGGAATTCAAGACGGGCTATACAAGTCATCGACCGAGTTTTTCCAAAGGTATCACATGTTTGCTAGTTGTGTATTTAAAACGGAGTATTTGAACACGCATTCTTTAGTCATGGTTCTTTAGTGCCCTCTGGGGATATAATGTTTTGGATGTCTCCAACACTGAACTTGAAGTTGCAAACCAGACTCCAATTTTCTCTTGTTGCGGTTCTTGTTTAGGATGCAGCTGTGCAACCTTCTTTGGTTATTTGTTACTTCGGTGGTAATGATTCGATGGGGCCTCATCCATCGGGATTAGGTCCTCATGTGCCCCTAGAAGAATACATTGAGAACATGCGGAAGATTGCTGTCCATCTTAAGGTGTGTAATCAGCTTCACTTCCAAAATTACCTGACGTGCTTCTCGAATTTTAATTTGTCTGATAGAATGTATATGTACTTCATGTTCTTGGTTTTCCTTTTTTGCcgcttgttttcttttgtttctagtGAGGGCATCAAAACTCTACATTATCCATTTGCATACCACTTAAAATTTTGGAACAATCTATTGAATTTTTCTTTGTTCAGTACTTGCCGAGTTCGTTAGATATCCTCCTAACTGATTATGATATTTTTGTACATATTCTAACATTAAAAAATTGGTATTCAGAGCCTTTCAGAGAACATACGCATTATCTTTCTAAGTTGTCCTCCTTTGAATGAAAAAATGCTCCAGGAATCGTCAAGGTGAGATTATTGTTTAAAGGTTTTAtatatttcatccttcttatttTTTCCTCTTAAGAATCGCAAGTCTAACCCATATTCTTTTCTTGGGACCAGTACGATATTCAGTAAACTAGTTCGGACAAATGAAACCTGTCGGCTATATTCTGAAGCTTGTATAGAAATGTGCAAGGAGATGGAAATAAAAGTCGTTGATCTGTGGACTGCAATTCAGAAAAGGGATGATTGGTTGAGTACTTGCTACACGTAAGTATCTCATTCACAATAACAAACGTGTTTCTAGAAGTTGTTGTACTGTTCAGACTTACACTCTACATATTAAATTGGTTAAGGTGTTCACCCAGAGCTCTATTATATTCTCTACTTTCCTGATAGGGATGCCTAAAGGTCCCTATCATAGTGATATGGCTCTATTATATTCTCTAATGGGATAATTTGTGTTGATATGGCTCCGCTTTTGTTTGTTAGGGATGGAGTTCATTTTTCTGCAGAAGGAAGCAAGATAGTTGTTGGCGAGATACTAAAGGTCCTAAAGGAAGCCGAGTGGGAACCTTCGCTACATTGGAAGTCACTGCCGACTGAATTTGCAGAAGACTCAGATTGTGATCTTATTGCCTCGGACGGAAAGACGACTATTAACATTTCTGAATGGAACTTTCACAGGGATATCCAATGGGATTAGGTTCTAGACAAAATGTCACAGATCCAACCCTTTATTTCCTTACTACTTCAATAACTCAAAAGTATTATTCGTTTAACTATGAAAGTTTTTTACTGTATTAAACGATTGAAAATGAATGATCACTGATTTTAATAGCTCGAGTTCAGAAAAATTCAACCTACACATCACATTGATCTCATCCTTCCCACATATATTCATGTCCACTGCAGCAGCATCTCAGTtgaagtatcaaaactcaataaaGAGAGTCAGTTCACACCAAAAAGAGCTGAAATGACTAAATTAGCCTTAATGTAATGTAAAATTAAGTTTCTATCTAGCTTTTACTCCAGTGaatttgaaaacaataaaagGTAGGTGCTTCACATGAAGATTATTAGATTACCCTTTATCAAAATTAGTCTCAGAATATTTCATTTGTTCAACTTCAAATTTAAACTTCTATTAAAATTTTGGTCTATGAACAGATTCCAAGACTAATTTTGATGAATTCCATTCACAAGATGCTAAACTGGTAAGAAACTGCTGCACCCCTTCAGTTTGATGTGTTCAATTCCTCTCTTAATTTTGAACTTTTCTTGAGACAGTTAAGTTTATGAACTTTAATTGTTTGTGTAAATGTCAAACAgctttatttggttttaatgggtctTGACGAATTTGAGTGAATTTGAGGTATATCAGACTTTGACAGTTGCCAGGGCATTTCTGAATATACTTAAGGATCCATAAAAGGCATAGATGTAAGTAAGCAAGGCATAGGTGAAATTGGAGAAATCACAGTTGAATTTCAATAGATGGATAATTAGAGTGTAGTATGCCAACTCGCTACAATTAGAGGTTAAATTTCAGCGAACAGTACAAGAAAGTAATGGGTATTTCTTCTAAGTTTAATTCGATTATGCCACTGCATTTGTCACTGATTTCGCGTTAAAAATAGTGCATATTTCGTTATTGATTGATGTATTCCTAATTTACTAGCACTGCTCTGGATTGGTTACATTTCCTGAATGGTTTATGTTCTTATAGGAAGTAGTTTCCCCAACTGAGTAGATGATATCTTTTTTCTATTTGTTTGTTATTATGGAGTCTTCCAATATTCTTCCTTAGACAGCCATAGTGCATTCCCAGATGTCCCTGCTGTTTGGTGGATATTTATGCAGCCAAGGTTTGGTTATCAGTGGTGACATAGACTGACCCATGCTGAATATTGAATTTGTTTGTGATTGCAACATTTTGTGAATTTATTTGAATCCTCTCAAAGTTTGACTTGTAGGTCTGAATGTTTATTGGTCTGAAACAAGTGAACATAGTGAAATTGAGTTATTTTCCGAATTACGTGGTTGCAGCTAGTGGTACTGAAATAAACCAAGTGCCAGACTGCAACAACTCCCTTTGTTTATAACTTCCGTTGCTCCTCTTCTTTTTCTGCAGAACTTAGGAATAGAAAAACACTAGTGATAGAAACTAAGAGAGATAGAAATGGTAGGACCACAAAGACCTCAGTTTGTGCTCTTTGGATCGTCAATTGTTCAATTAAGTTACAGAAATGGTGGATGGGGTGCTGTTCTTGCGGACATCTACTCGGGCAAGGTACACTTCATCTTAATATAGGTTATTGAACCCTTTAGATCTGTAtacccaattttttttatatgagTTGATCGCTAGAGCAGCTAACAACACTGACTCGGCTCTATTATTGGATGAAATTGTTCAGGCAGATACATTCTTGCGTGGGTATAACGGTTGGAACTCAAGACTTGCTCTTGAAGTAGTTAATCAAGTTTTCCCCAAGGTATGGCATGAGGTTTCTTTGGTTTTTGAAGGATCAAAATTCTTAAACTAAAGATTTTTCCTGAACCCATTTATTTAatgtccattttttttctttctaaaaacCCGTTTGTAGCAATAAGCGGGGTTTGACGGCCGATTGACTTAGTCCATGTTATTGTTTTTCTAAGGATGCAGCTGTGCAACCTTCTTTGGTTATAGTGTACTTTGGGGGCAATGATTCTGTTGCGCCTCATCCAACTCGCTTTGGCCCTCATGTCCCACTATTAGAATACATTGAAAACATGCGAAAGATTGCTATTCATCTTAAGGTACCTAACTTTGTTTGAAGTGTAATGTCATACGAATGATGCCAAACTAATAAACTCTTTCACATGATTATGCATAATGCAACCGGATTCTAACTAAAATATTTATGCTATCAGAGCCTGTCAGAAGAAACTCGCATTATATACCTTAGTCCTCCGCCGATGAATGATGTAAAATACCGTGAATCAAAGAGGTACTATCGTATCTATTCTTATTACTTATAATTTTCATGTTAAATATCTTCATATTTTTTTGGCCTTCTTAAATACGTTTTGTATTCAAACTATCTTTCTTACTGACACCAATTATCTACTTAGTGAACAAGTACGAACAAATGAGAATTGTCAGATATATTCAGAAGCTTGTAAAAGTCTATGCAAGGAGATGGGTTTGAATTTTGTTGATTTGTGGACTGCAATTCAAAAGATGGATGATTGGAAGAACACTAGCTTCACGTAAGATTTGTTCTATCGTTTATGCACAAGTTCCTTAATTGTGTTTGTTTTTGCAGTAGATTTGAATTCTTTATGAATACTTTGTGGACATTGTCAGGGATGGAGTTCATTTATCTTCCAAAGGCAGCAAGGTGGTTGTGGAGGAGATACTGAAGGTGCTAAAGGAAGCCATCTGGAAGCCGTCACTACACCCGAAATCCTTGACAGCTGAATTTGGAGAGTACTCGACAAATTATGTCGTATCTCCTCGATTGAAACATTAACTATAAACCTCTGTAAATGGACCTTTCTTGTTCCGCAAATATATTCTCTAGTCCCACGATCAATGGGCATCTTATTCTTAGAACCGTGTTTCGGGGCATACACAACTTTTGTGTTCTACAATCCGCATTCTAGGAATGGTGATAAGGGTTGTCCTAGAGCTAGGTAAATTGCTTAGATTGTTTACTTACTTTTTTTACTTTGCTTTTCAATTTCGGAAattgggtcatttgtccaaatgtttttaaaacatggttctaatggacaagtaaaaattagtatgggtgaaatggacaccaaaaaaatagcaagaataaaactggattcatcctgacttaaacttaaaaaagagcgaggatgagattagatgcatcctgatgtaaattaaaaataagaaaagatatttgaaaatgggtaggatgaaactatttacatcctggctatttttacattctcgtccatttaaacaatatcaaattttacatgtcttttttcaCTCAGAAATTATCATTATTGGGTTAATTCACCAATTTTGTGtttcaaaatttattttgttttttagattttaaatttttttatacccGATTTTCGTATATGAAGAATACGAGGTTCAGCTGATTCAGGCAAATGTTTCCGCATGTTACCAAGTAGTGTTTAAATGTGTGTCGGCGTGGGGCGCAAGTATAATGTCCGTCCTACCAGACGAGCAGTAATCATCCGTCTGATAACCTGCGTTATAAGTGTTTGACTGATGGGATGAATGTTATAAGTCTGTCTGCTGTAATAAGGGCAACATTTGTATTTTTCGACGGTTGATTAAAATTTTGACAGTTTTGATATCTTCGAACGTCGAAAATTTCGAGCACTTGATTTTATTGCAACGGATATCTCTGATATACCTACTATATATATGAATTCATGGAGCATTTCATGACAACTGCTAATTCATTTCAGTTGTATCAGAATAATTTCAGTATTATTTTCATATGGTTCGTATTTCAAATCGTTTAGGGTTTACAGTTATGGTATCAGTACCATGATGCCCAAATTTTTCAACAATTAAAGATATAACGATGTGTAAAATTtatttatcaatatctcaagattATGCTGTTGAACCGATCAATCAGAACATGTATTGTGGAGTCGCACCAAAGCTAAGATGAAAGAAGCCCTACCTATAAAACTGAAGAGCCCTTGGACCTCCATTCAAAAAAGATTGTAGGGAATAAGTGAAGATATGACGTTTTCTTCTGCAAAAAAGGGGGAAGTGGAAGGTGAACATCATACTAGATGGGatcctgaaaagaaggtaagcaaTCTTTATTTTTTTGAATCCTTATTATTAATTATTTACATGTACATGCACTAAACTATATTTAAAAACAATAACaacttgaagaagtaaggaaGCGGTTCAAAGAATGCAATGATGGGAAAAAAAagttaagcacgaagagtgctacaaAATTATATGAGATTATATAAAATATCACGGCGTTCGAAATTTGTGTCCGATACGATGCACGTTGTGGAAGATTCTGAAAATGACGGGAAGACAAGGAAGGATAGCAACGGACAACTCAAGGTGAATTCGGTAACGATACTGGTATAGGAGACATAAAAAACACATATCTCCGTAAGATTGGAAAACAAGCAGCGAAATGACACAAGAAAACAAAGGAGAGAAAAAATCCACACAACAAAATTTTAATTCGCATTACCAAGAACAATTGAAATTCAAGATGGCACAAAGAGAAGCCGAGTTTGCAGCGAAACAAGCAAGGCAAGATAAACTCGATGCAAAGGAAATAGCAGACGAAAAATTTCATGTTATGATGATGGATGTCTCTGGATTGGATGATGTACCAAAAGAGTACATCGAACTTTGAAAGGCGATCATAGTGCGAATAGATGAAACCAAGCTTAACGCGTAGGCGGATTAGTTGAAACCTTAACTATTATGATTAATAAGTGATTAATAATTTTAGTGGCTTAATTgtgttttaatatttattattatcattaacaGTTCTCCTTTGTACTTTTTGGATTTTAGTTTTATTTCCATTGAATTGAGTTAACTTTAACACTTTTGAAACAACTTACCATTTCTTAATTAAAATATGAGGAAGAGTAGATAAAACGAAGATAATACATTTAGATAAAATCATTCGTCAAGATTGTGGTGCCCAAAACTTGATTTACATCTGACGAAGACTACTTAAACAGAAGATATTACATTCAAATGTAATAATAATCATTCGTTAGGATTGTAGTACCCAAGACTTGATTTGAAAAGTTCATAGCATTTTTCATGTTGAAATTCCTGGCTTGTCTCTTGGTAATATTCTAACAAAGCTATAATTTTctgaaaatttaaagaaaaataagttaCATATGTTTATCTTAAATATAGTTATAATCAtctgatttgaacaaatattaacGCATTCTTCATACGCCATACCAGGATTGTGTATGTTAACATCATCATGAAATGCAATAAAATTTTACACCTCCATGTTGATGCAATTGCACCTATTTTTAACATTTCTTTTAGTTTTAGCATTTTCATTACAGGTTATcgtatcaaaattttcaaaatattggaTCAAAACCGGTTTCAGGGTTGCCCTGAATAAACTGGATCAGTTGTAACATGGATCCATGCCTACACAAGaccaaaatattcttctttagTGAAtcgtttcatattttcttggtgaATCAGTCATTTTAGTTTGTTGTGGTTAGAAAATAAAAGTTGGAAGGTTTAAATAGTTTTATAggataagaataaaaaaaatgaaaggacAGGAATTGATTATAGTCTGTTGGGATAATAATATATTATCCATTTTAGGACAAGAAGAAAATGACAGGAAACTATGTATGCATTATTTGTTGGACAAGAAAAAAATGACAAGGACAAGTTTTAATAAATATATTGTAACACATCCGAAATCTGAATTTTAAAACCAATAACTGTACCAGCACCCTATGATTTCAGAATACAAAATGGAAAACTGGCTATGCAAATTTCACGTGGTCAGAGATTCATACAAATCTATTATAATACATCTGGAGTCTTAATTTTAAAACTAATAACGATATATAATAGTGGTTCATATAATTAAATTTTATGAgcataaaaaaatatcaaattaatcataacaTATTTTCACATGCATCGCGGCTGCACGTagcatatgcaacaagcctttaaactgaTAGGTGGCCTTAACGTCCGCGTTGTATCTCGGAAGGGTTTACAATAGTTATACCCataaaacctataatcctggagTCCAACTTCTTAATTTTCTCCATATTCTTACTATAAGTGTTTGATCAAGTCATCACACAAGCGAAAATGCATTTAGTTGTTGCGCATTGCGCGACCGCGTTGCCCAGCACTCATTTGAGAAAGTTCCTCACTATGGTCTCTCGATAATTATTCTGTCCTGGGTTGATGCGTTGTTCATATACATGTGGCCAATTGCCGGGTAGATGCTCATACTttactatcatattatgtaaaataatac
This portion of the Papaver somniferum cultivar HN1 chromosome 11, ASM357369v1, whole genome shotgun sequence genome encodes:
- the LOC113323548 gene encoding GDSL esterase/lipase CPRD49-like, giving the protein MVGPQRPQIVLFGSSIVQFSFSNGGWGAILADVYARKADIVLRGYSGWNSRRAIQVIDRVFPKDAAVQPSLVICYFGGNDSMGPHPSGLGPHVPLEEYIENMRKIAVHLKSLSENIRIIFLSCPPLNEKMLQESSSTIFSKLVRTNETCRLYSEACIEMCKEMEIKVVDLWTAIQKRDDWLSTCYTDGVHFSAEGSKIVVGEILKVLKEAEWEPSLHWKSLPTEFAEDSDCDLIASDGKTTINISEWNFHRDIQWD
- the LOC113323550 gene encoding GDSL esterase/lipase CPRD49-like codes for the protein MVGPQRPQFVLFGSSIVQLSYRNGGWGAVLADIYSGKADTFLRGYNGWNSRLALEVVNQVFPKDAAVQPSLVIVYFGGNDSVAPHPTRFGPHVPLLEYIENMRKIAIHLKSLSEETRIIYLSPPPMNDVKYRESKSEQVRTNENCQIYSEACKSLCKEMGLNFVDLWTAIQKMDDWKNTSFTDGVHLSSKGSKVVVEEILKVLKEAIWKPSLHPKSLTAEFGEYSTNYVVSPRLKH